From one Streptomyces sp. R41 genomic stretch:
- a CDS encoding MFS transporter: protein MRSGHRLGRRFGWLWGAYGTSALGTWLAFGAFPLIAIRVLHAGPAEVAALSSVGAAVGAAVAVPLGPWVEFRRKRSVLIAMDLVRFAALLTIPAAFALGVLTFLQLLLVSVVVAAADITFRAASGAYLKTLLPAEDLLVANARFESTAWTTTIIGPPLGGVAIGLLGPVATVVADAVSYLLSALGIRATGGHEPRPEGRETARMRAGDLLDGWRYILADATLRPLFFNTALFNGLVMAAQPLLAVLMLGRLGFAPWQYGLAFAAPSIGGLLGSRLARPLVTRFGQHRVLIVAGALRALWPVGLAFLGPGTGGLLLVMGVELGLIFCCGVFNPVYATYRLERTATDRVARTLSAWAVTTKASTALLTAVWGVLGGLLGPRTAIGLAGVLLLATPLLLPRRAAALPSEPEPASRA from the coding sequence ATGAGGAGCGGGCACCGGCTGGGGCGGCGGTTCGGGTGGCTCTGGGGAGCGTACGGGACCAGCGCGCTCGGCACGTGGCTCGCCTTCGGCGCGTTCCCGCTGATCGCCATCCGGGTGCTGCACGCCGGACCGGCCGAGGTCGCCGCCCTCTCCTCCGTGGGGGCTGCGGTGGGCGCAGCCGTGGCGGTGCCGCTCGGCCCGTGGGTGGAGTTCCGCCGTAAGCGGTCGGTGCTGATCGCGATGGACCTGGTGCGGTTCGCGGCGCTGCTGACGATCCCCGCCGCGTTCGCGCTCGGCGTGCTCACCTTCCTTCAGCTCCTGCTGGTCTCGGTCGTCGTCGCGGCGGCCGACATCACCTTCCGCGCCGCCTCCGGCGCGTACCTGAAGACACTGCTGCCGGCCGAGGACCTGCTCGTCGCCAACGCCAGATTCGAGTCCACTGCCTGGACGACCACGATCATCGGACCGCCGCTGGGCGGCGTGGCGATAGGGCTCCTCGGCCCGGTGGCGACGGTGGTGGCCGACGCGGTCAGCTACCTGCTCTCGGCCCTGGGCATCCGCGCGACGGGCGGGCACGAGCCGCGACCCGAGGGCCGGGAGACCGCGCGCATGCGGGCCGGGGACCTGCTCGACGGCTGGCGGTACATCCTCGCCGACGCGACGCTGCGTCCGCTGTTCTTCAACACCGCCCTGTTCAACGGCCTGGTGATGGCCGCCCAGCCACTGCTGGCCGTCCTGATGCTCGGCCGACTCGGGTTCGCACCGTGGCAGTACGGCCTCGCCTTCGCCGCCCCCTCGATCGGCGGGCTCCTCGGTTCGCGGCTGGCCCGACCGCTCGTCACCCGGTTCGGGCAGCACCGGGTCCTGATCGTGGCCGGGGCGCTGCGCGCGCTCTGGCCCGTCGGCCTGGCCTTCCTGGGACCGGGCACCGGAGGGCTGCTGCTGGTGATGGGCGTCGAGCTCGGGCTCATCTTCTGCTGCGGGGTCTTCAACCCCGTCTACGCCACCTACCGCCTCGAGCGCACCGCGACCGACCGGGTCGCCCGCACGCTGTCCGCCTGGGCGGTGACGACCAAGGCCTCGACCGCGCTCCTGACGGCCGTCTGGGGCGTGCTGGGCGGCCTGCTCGGCCCGCGTACGGCCATCGGCCTGGCCGGCGTGCTCCTGCTGGCGACCCCCCTGCTGCTCCCCCGCCGCGCGGCAGCACTTCCCTCCGAGCCGGAGCCGGCGAGCCGCGCCTGA
- a CDS encoding IS5 family transposase (programmed frameshift), with translation MARPKPWEVSDELWAVIEPLLPKVERRSRYPGRKRLDDRLVLHGILFVLHTGISWEHLPQELGFGSEMTCWRRLAEWHEADVWQRLHEVLLAKLRAADALDFCGAAVDSSHVRPFKAAHKTGRSPVDRGRTGGKHRLITDGTRIPLAVTLTGGNRNEVTQLVPLLEAVPPVRGKRGRPRRRLDVVLADRGYDHDKYRRLVREHGIRPLIPRRNTERGSGLGTQRWVVERAFALFHHFRRLRSPWEIHDDMHEALLSLGCALICWKRLASPRRKF, from the exons ATGGCACGGCCGAAGCCATGGGAGGTCAGCGACGAGCTGTGGGCGGTGATCGAGCCACTGTTGCCCAAGGTCGAGCGCCGCTCGCGCTACCCGGGCCGCAAGCGCCTGGATGACCGCCTGGTCCTGCACGGCATCCTGTTCGTGCTGCACACCGGAATCTCCTGGGAACATCTGCCCCAGGAGCTGGGCTTCGGCTCGGAGATGACCTGCTGGCGACGCTTGGCCGAGTGGCACGAGGCCGACGTGTGGCAGCGGCTGCACGAGGTCCTGCTCGCGAAGCTGCGGGCCGCCGACGCGCTCGACTTCTGCGGCGCGGCCGTGGACTCCTCGCACGTCAGGCCCTTCAAGGCGGCCCA CAAGACGGGACGTAGTCCTGTTGACCGGGGCAGGACGGGCGGCAAGCACCGCCTGATCACGGACGGGACCCGAATCCCGCTCGCTGTCACGCTCACCGGTGGCAACCGCAACGAAGTCACCCAGCTCGTCCCGCTCTTGGAAGCCGTGCCGCCGGTGCGGGGCAAGCGCGGCCGGCCCCGCCGACGCCTGGACGTGGTCCTCGCGGACCGCGGATACGACCACGACAAGTACCGACGGCTGGTGCGCGAACACGGCATCCGGCCGCTGATTCCACGCCGCAACACCGAACGCGGCTCTGGTCTGGGCACGCAGCGATGGGTTGTCGAGCGTGCCTTCGCGCTCTTCCATCACTTCCGCCGTCTGCGGAGCCCCTGGGAGATCCACGACGACATGCACGAAGCTCTGCTCAGCCTCGGATGCGCCCTCATCTGCTGGAAGCGGCTCGCGTCACCGCGTCGGAAGTTCTGA
- a CDS encoding class I SAM-dependent methyltransferase: MKSDERRTRIREVRRRLAQEGPPWTRDRKADFETVTVPERDCDQLRDLLISEGVQTVVEVGLAYASSALAIGEALVTVQRPSPRHIIIDPFQERDWSNAGWDLLRSAGLDSIASLIPAPSSIALPQLLTEGLVADAAFVDGSHRFHEVFVDLYFLRKIIRPGGLIVMDDAGAPSVLTAVRYYEQNLGWTVIPGAFPGSTPTTVAANVQAESATRCKAMRLPDPPFEPPFEEFHAF, from the coding sequence ATGAAATCGGATGAACGCAGGACGCGGATCCGGGAGGTACGTCGTCGGCTCGCGCAGGAGGGGCCGCCGTGGACGCGGGACCGCAAGGCGGACTTCGAGACGGTCACGGTACCCGAACGCGATTGCGACCAGTTGCGCGACCTGCTGATCTCCGAGGGCGTGCAGACGGTTGTCGAGGTCGGTCTCGCCTACGCCAGTTCCGCGCTCGCGATCGGTGAAGCGCTGGTCACAGTCCAGCGGCCGAGTCCCCGGCACATCATCATCGACCCGTTTCAAGAACGTGACTGGTCCAATGCCGGCTGGGACTTGCTGCGCTCCGCGGGGCTGGACTCGATCGCCTCGCTCATCCCGGCTCCTTCGTCGATCGCGCTCCCGCAACTCCTCACCGAAGGTCTTGTGGCCGACGCGGCATTCGTGGATGGCAGTCACCGGTTCCATGAAGTCTTCGTCGATCTCTACTTCTTGCGCAAGATTATCCGGCCTGGCGGACTGATCGTTATGGACGACGCCGGGGCGCCATCAGTGCTAACCGCTGTGCGCTACTACGAGCAGAACCTGGGGTGGACGGTGATTCCCGGCGCCTTCCCGGGCAGCACTCCTACGACGGTTGCCGCCAATGTCCAGGCCGAATCAGCGACGCGTTGCAAGGCCATGCGCTTGCCTGACCCGCCGTTTGAGCCGCCCTTTGAGGAGTTCCACGCCTTTTAG
- a CDS encoding GNAT family N-acetyltransferase yields the protein MAVDPLLKQAQEVWETLAAVPVSFPPVDGLNVVTSPASQMAPPPWVGIVVLGDSAIITAPTDRAAQVLRRILARMPTTALTSPVAVRAVLPVDEVLGPAVLGYVSRDGFRPAPADRSVKRLAPGHHDLMTLVNSVPPEDARESGMDEITSAAFVVRNGADVVAAAGFQAWPAAAAHLCVLTAPGERGRGLARQVASAAVAQALADGLLPQWRARPMASRNVARALGFRELGSQLSLRFNQEELPLED from the coding sequence ATGGCTGTTGATCCGTTGCTGAAGCAGGCCCAGGAAGTATGGGAAACGCTGGCTGCTGTGCCGGTGTCGTTTCCCCCGGTGGACGGCTTGAACGTGGTCACGTCGCCTGCCTCGCAGATGGCTCCGCCACCGTGGGTCGGGATTGTGGTGCTGGGTGACTCGGCGATCATCACGGCGCCGACCGACAGGGCTGCACAGGTTCTGCGTCGGATCCTGGCCAGGATGCCGACCACCGCATTGACATCTCCAGTCGCGGTTCGGGCCGTATTGCCGGTGGATGAAGTGCTGGGTCCGGCGGTCTTGGGATACGTGTCACGTGACGGCTTCCGCCCGGCGCCGGCTGACCGTTCCGTGAAACGGCTTGCCCCCGGACATCATGACCTGATGACGTTGGTGAACTCGGTGCCGCCCGAGGACGCCCGTGAGAGCGGGATGGACGAGATCACCTCCGCTGCGTTCGTCGTGCGCAATGGCGCGGACGTGGTGGCCGCGGCAGGGTTTCAAGCCTGGCCCGCGGCAGCAGCCCATCTGTGCGTGCTCACCGCACCAGGGGAAAGAGGCCGCGGGCTGGCGCGGCAGGTCGCTTCCGCGGCGGTGGCGCAAGCACTCGCCGACGGTCTGCTCCCGCAATGGCGTGCCCGCCCGATGGCTTCCCGTAACGTCGCACGGGCGCTGGGGTTTCGCGAGCTGGGAAGCCAGCTCAGCCTCCGCTTCAACCAGGAGGAGCTTCCCCTGGAAGACTGA
- a CDS encoding SpoIIE family protein phosphatase yields the protein MAVWAIDHDGRMWMWALAAQELLGWRPEQIIGHDGLPLLVPECNWELARELSARSRAGETVVGAYPVRHRDGHTVEMEMWISPISDPAGRPGTQVIAAETSAVRRMRDSLAALEGLFGQSPIGLALFDRELRYVRVNGALAEMNGLPAAAHVGKRIRDVVPGIDHGAAEASMRNVLRIGRAVLDRRTGRTAAAPDQDRIWSSSYAPLTDSNGERLGVIASVIDITEGEADHLRAERARQRFALLAEAGERIGTTLDLRQAARGLAQMLVPQLADTAEVLLLKGVLAPDDVGASAHGLLHRVATAGPGPVTPAGQPAGEVTHPIPPGSVYATVLAHGRPRTVPLPLPVLGAVPSIPVAGLFAYSAPGTARVVPLNARGKVLGLVIVTCTHGEAFDEQDMVLIDELVARAALNIENARLYASRHQAALTLQRSLIKPLPTVPGLELASGYLPASSENEVGGDWLDVLTLTDGRTGLIIGDVMGHGIRAAAVMGQLRTVARTLASQNVPPGRLMHHLDAAVADLGDSELATCAYAVYDPATCGCLITRAGHPPPVLVDPHGMVRFLNGTCGPPLGAPRNVPFETEHVPLPPGSLLVLYTDGLIESHDYDLDHGLDQLAHALHRPCQTLHEVRDHLITDLLPTPSHDDVAVLLARPR from the coding sequence ATGGCGGTTTGGGCGATCGACCACGACGGGCGTATGTGGATGTGGGCGTTGGCGGCGCAGGAGCTGCTGGGCTGGCGGCCGGAGCAGATCATCGGCCATGACGGGCTTCCCCTGCTGGTTCCGGAATGCAACTGGGAGCTGGCCAGGGAATTGAGTGCCCGGTCCCGGGCCGGCGAGACCGTGGTGGGGGCCTATCCGGTGCGGCACCGGGATGGGCACACCGTCGAGATGGAAATGTGGATATCCCCGATCAGCGACCCGGCAGGGCGGCCCGGCACGCAGGTCATCGCTGCCGAGACCTCTGCCGTGCGGCGCATGCGGGACTCGCTGGCGGCCCTGGAAGGGCTGTTCGGGCAGTCGCCGATCGGCCTGGCGCTGTTCGACCGCGAGCTGCGCTATGTGCGGGTCAACGGTGCTCTAGCTGAAATGAACGGCCTGCCCGCAGCCGCGCACGTGGGCAAGCGGATCCGTGACGTGGTTCCTGGTATCGACCATGGGGCAGCGGAAGCTTCGATGCGGAACGTGCTCCGTATCGGGCGCGCTGTGCTGGATCGCCGCACCGGCCGCACTGCCGCTGCCCCCGACCAGGACCGCATCTGGTCGTCTTCCTACGCCCCGTTGACCGACAGTAATGGCGAACGGCTCGGTGTGATCGCCTCGGTCATCGACATCACGGAGGGGGAGGCCGATCACCTGCGGGCCGAGCGGGCGCGCCAGCGGTTCGCCTTGCTGGCCGAAGCCGGAGAGCGCATCGGCACCACCTTGGACCTGCGGCAGGCGGCCCGTGGACTGGCCCAGATGCTCGTGCCCCAGCTCGCCGACACCGCCGAGGTGCTGCTGCTGAAGGGAGTGCTCGCACCCGACGACGTGGGCGCATCCGCCCACGGCCTGTTGCACCGGGTGGCCACGGCGGGACCCGGCCCCGTCACGCCGGCTGGGCAGCCGGCCGGCGAGGTGACGCACCCCATCCCACCCGGATCGGTGTATGCGACCGTCCTCGCCCACGGACGCCCCCGCACCGTGCCACTGCCGCTGCCTGTGCTGGGCGCCGTGCCCTCGATCCCGGTGGCGGGCCTGTTTGCCTACAGTGCCCCGGGCACCGCGCGTGTCGTCCCGCTGAACGCGCGGGGCAAGGTCCTCGGTTTGGTGATCGTCACCTGTACCCACGGCGAAGCGTTCGACGAACAGGACATGGTACTCATCGACGAGCTGGTCGCCCGGGCAGCTCTGAACATCGAAAACGCCCGCCTCTACGCCAGTCGGCACCAAGCGGCCCTCACCCTGCAGCGCAGCCTCATCAAGCCGCTCCCTACCGTGCCCGGACTCGAACTGGCCAGCGGCTACCTCCCAGCCAGCAGCGAGAACGAAGTGGGCGGCGACTGGCTCGACGTCCTGACACTCACCGACGGCAGGACCGGCCTGATCATCGGGGACGTCATGGGACACGGCATCCGGGCCGCGGCGGTCATGGGCCAGCTGCGCACCGTGGCCCGCACCCTGGCCTCCCAGAACGTCCCGCCGGGCCGCTTGATGCACCACCTGGATGCCGCAGTGGCCGATCTCGGCGACAGCGAACTCGCCACCTGCGCCTACGCCGTCTACGACCCGGCCACCTGCGGGTGTCTGATCACCCGCGCCGGCCACCCTCCGCCCGTCCTCGTCGACCCCCACGGCATGGTCCGGTTCCTCAACGGAACCTGCGGCCCACCCCTGGGTGCCCCACGCAATGTGCCCTTCGAGACCGAACACGTCCCTCTCCCGCCCGGCAGCCTCCTCGTCCTCTACACCGACGGACTCATCGAAAGCCACGACTACGACCTGGACCACGGCCTGGACCAGCTGGCCCACGCCCTGCACCGGCCATGCCAGACACTGCACGAAGTCCGGGACCACCTCATCACCGACCTGCTGCCCACACCATCGCATGACGACGTCGCCGTCCTTCTGGCCCGGCCTCGATGA
- a CDS encoding SigB/SigF/SigG family RNA polymerase sigma factor, whose amino-acid sequence MRATARTKQHPHDDAPDTAAAFVRLHRLPDGPERQALRDEIVRAWLPMADRIAGRYRGRGESIEDLSQVAALGLVKAVDRYEPALGNAFESYAIPTITGEIKRHFRDHMWILHVPRRVQDLRTRVRAALKDLSQTIQGRQPTVAEIAECAHLCEEDVRIALEALDSFAALSLDAELPGSEDGYALADALGELDVGFDLVVDREAVKPALSALPERERTILYLRFFGGMTQSLIAEQLGISQMHVSRLISNCCATLREQVLADAA is encoded by the coding sequence ATGCGCGCCACGGCCAGAACGAAGCAACATCCCCACGACGACGCCCCGGACACCGCGGCCGCCTTCGTCCGGCTCCACCGTCTGCCCGACGGACCCGAGCGGCAGGCGCTGCGCGACGAGATCGTCCGCGCCTGGCTTCCCATGGCGGACCGCATCGCGGGCCGGTACCGCGGCAGGGGCGAATCCATCGAGGACCTGAGCCAGGTCGCGGCCCTCGGCCTGGTCAAGGCCGTCGACCGGTACGAACCGGCTCTGGGCAACGCCTTCGAGAGCTACGCGATCCCCACCATCACGGGCGAGATCAAGCGTCACTTCCGCGACCACATGTGGATCCTGCATGTGCCGCGTCGCGTCCAGGACCTGCGCACCCGGGTGCGCGCCGCACTGAAGGACCTGTCCCAGACGATCCAGGGCCGACAGCCCACCGTCGCTGAGATCGCCGAGTGCGCGCACCTGTGCGAGGAGGACGTACGCATCGCCCTGGAGGCCCTGGACAGCTTCGCCGCCCTCTCGCTGGACGCCGAGCTGCCGGGCAGCGAGGACGGATATGCCCTGGCGGACGCTCTGGGCGAGCTCGATGTCGGCTTCGACCTGGTCGTCGACCGCGAGGCCGTGAAGCCCGCGCTGAGCGCGCTGCCCGAGCGCGAGCGGACCATCCTCTACCTGCGGTTCTTCGGCGGTATGACACAGAGCCTCATCGCTGAGCAGCTCGGCATCTCGCAGATGCACGTGTCCCGTCTGATCAGCAATTGCTGTGCCACGCTGCGTGAGCAGGTGCTCGCCGATGCGGCATAG
- a CDS encoding VOC family protein, with protein MNVLFIASTAVVAADPPRSRKLFIDALGLPLQGEDDGYYSSESIPGSKHFGVWPLSQAAEACFGTPTWPADQVVPQASIEFEVEDADAVAAAGGELERAGFELLHPARTEPWGQTVTRLLTDDGLIVGISYAPSLHDEEHA; from the coding sequence ATGAACGTTCTCTTCATCGCGAGTACGGCGGTTGTCGCCGCTGACCCGCCGCGGAGCCGCAAACTGTTCATTGACGCCCTCGGCCTCCCGCTGCAGGGCGAAGACGACGGCTACTACTCCAGCGAGAGCATCCCGGGCAGCAAGCACTTCGGCGTGTGGCCGCTCTCCCAGGCAGCCGAGGCATGCTTTGGCACGCCGACGTGGCCCGCCGACCAAGTGGTCCCCCAAGCATCGATCGAGTTCGAGGTCGAGGACGCGGACGCTGTCGCAGCGGCTGGCGGCGAGCTTGAACGCGCGGGCTTCGAACTGCTGCACCCGGCCCGTACCGAGCCGTGGGGACAGACGGTGACCCGGCTCCTCACGGACGATGGCTTGATCGTCGGAATCTCCTACGCCCCCTCGCTTCACGACGAAGAACATGCCTGA
- a CDS encoding ANTAR domain-containing protein codes for MNQDAQEPERIVELREEIDQLKEAVTSHAVVDQAIGMVVALGRVTPDQGWAVLREVSQHTNIKLRTIAEMIIVWGQKGDLSPDVRAVLEDTLDKYGPAQIPDPPSTP; via the coding sequence ATGAACCAAGACGCCCAGGAGCCGGAACGGATCGTCGAGCTGCGGGAAGAAATAGACCAGTTGAAGGAAGCAGTCACCTCGCACGCCGTCGTGGACCAGGCGATCGGCATGGTGGTCGCCCTCGGGCGGGTGACACCCGATCAAGGGTGGGCCGTTCTGCGGGAGGTCTCCCAGCACACGAACATCAAGCTGCGCACCATCGCGGAGATGATCATTGTCTGGGGTCAGAAAGGAGATCTGTCGCCCGATGTTCGCGCGGTCCTCGAGGACACGCTCGACAAATACGGGCCGGCCCAGATCCCGGATCCTCCGTCCACTCCGTGA
- a CDS encoding LysR family transcriptional regulator, whose translation MDFDTVRTFVAAADGGQFQEAAAELAVTQQAVSKRIAALERNLGVRLFTRTARGAELTIDGQAFLPHARELLRVAERAVASVRTGSRPLRVDVIASRVAPSGLMRGFHRAHPEIELDVVMLFDVETAVDAIRSGAIDASFRAVAVPGWPLPEDIESVRVLDEPLQLLTGPAHALAGARSVTVAQLAGHRIWMPGIVPGTEWAAYYDDLVAEFGLTIEATGPNFGSDALLDTVADTPALATFMGEQTRLVWPADHGLRRIPVTDPTPVYPHSLLWHRDNPHPALATLRAHLAATAAGHDAAGTWAPGWVIPH comes from the coding sequence ATGGACTTCGACACCGTCCGGACCTTCGTCGCCGCCGCCGACGGAGGGCAGTTCCAGGAGGCCGCCGCCGAGCTGGCGGTCACCCAGCAGGCTGTCTCCAAGCGCATCGCCGCGCTGGAGCGCAATCTCGGCGTGCGGCTGTTCACCCGCACCGCGCGCGGCGCCGAGCTCACCATCGACGGGCAGGCGTTCCTGCCCCACGCGCGCGAGCTGCTGCGCGTCGCCGAGCGCGCGGTCGCGTCCGTGCGCACCGGCAGCCGTCCGCTGCGCGTCGATGTGATCGCCTCGCGCGTCGCGCCGTCGGGCCTGATGCGCGGCTTCCACCGCGCGCACCCCGAGATCGAGCTCGACGTGGTGATGCTGTTCGACGTCGAGACGGCCGTCGACGCCATTCGGTCCGGCGCGATCGACGCCTCCTTCCGCGCCGTCGCCGTGCCCGGCTGGCCCCTTCCCGAAGACATCGAGTCCGTCCGGGTGCTCGACGAGCCGCTCCAGCTCCTCACCGGCCCCGCCCACGCGCTGGCAGGCGCCCGGTCGGTGACCGTCGCTCAGCTCGCCGGGCACCGGATCTGGATGCCCGGCATCGTCCCCGGTACCGAGTGGGCCGCCTATTACGACGACCTCGTCGCCGAGTTCGGCCTCACCATCGAGGCGACCGGCCCCAACTTCGGCTCCGATGCGCTCCTCGACACCGTCGCCGACACCCCGGCCCTGGCCACCTTCATGGGCGAGCAGACCCGCCTCGTCTGGCCCGCCGACCACGGACTGCGCCGCATCCCGGTGACCGACCCGACGCCCGTCTACCCGCACTCGCTCCTCTGGCACCGCGACAACCCCCACCCGGCGCTGGCCACCCTCCGCGCCCACCTCGCCGCCACAGCGGCCGGCCACGACGCCGCCGGGACCTGGGCGCCGGGCTGGGTGATTCCGCACTGA
- a CDS encoding PIG-L deacetylase family protein — MPVPSLLAVFAHPDDESLFSGGVLARHAAAGARTAVVTATWTADTQRGAELAEALRILGTDEPRMLGYADARVPQSAPGVSRFCDAPLDETVGRLVAHLRQFRPEIVVTHDAYGGLTGHPDHVHTNRVTTLAVQASGLEGLYPDAGEPWQPSALYLATHPHSAIGALSDLVRGGKAMNTVADERITATVDVSPWLEQKWAAVLAHRTEVDRGAAPGLLAGFPTAVRERILSTEWFIRYETVSTVSSQTNLTV; from the coding sequence ATGCCGGTGCCGAGCTTGCTCGCGGTGTTCGCCCACCCCGACGACGAGTCCCTGTTCTCGGGCGGCGTGCTCGCCCGGCACGCGGCCGCAGGCGCTCGAACCGCAGTTGTCACAGCAACCTGGACCGCGGACACGCAACGCGGCGCGGAACTCGCCGAAGCACTTCGGATCCTAGGCACTGACGAGCCACGCATGCTCGGCTATGCAGACGCTCGCGTACCGCAGTCGGCTCCGGGTGTGTCGCGTTTCTGCGATGCGCCCCTCGACGAGACGGTGGGGCGGTTGGTCGCTCACCTGCGCCAGTTCCGCCCGGAGATCGTGGTCACCCATGACGCCTACGGCGGCCTGACCGGCCATCCAGACCATGTGCACACCAACCGGGTGACCACGCTCGCAGTCCAGGCCTCCGGGCTTGAGGGGCTCTATCCGGATGCCGGTGAACCTTGGCAACCGAGCGCCCTCTACCTGGCCACGCACCCGCACTCGGCTATCGGTGCGCTGAGCGACCTGGTCCGTGGGGGCAAGGCCATGAACACCGTTGCCGACGAGCGGATCACCGCAACCGTCGATGTCAGCCCCTGGCTGGAGCAGAAGTGGGCCGCCGTGCTGGCTCATCGCACCGAGGTGGATCGGGGGGCCGCGCCGGGCTTGCTTGCCGGATTCCCGACGGCCGTCCGGGAGCGGATTCTCTCCACCGAGTGGTTCATCCGCTACGAAACCGTCTCCACTGTGTCGTCCCAAACGAACCTGACCGTGTGA
- a CDS encoding FtsX-like permease family protein, translating to MFALALRSIRKRPGRFTATLLSAFLGAAIIMTFNSMHDTAGQPGVDSVSAESLSTAASVVGGYGSLLVFFAVASTLTVNVRQRGAEIELLRCSGATPAQIKRMVVGESVAVALVGAVLAIGPAMLGGQALLHVFQDSGQVRRSVDYSFGPIALLSGIDVTVLAAAGAAFLAVRRATQRRQPRGGARKFLAYAALAVGVAAVCSTFAFSARDAALMAPPAYGAILLSVGFALLSPRLLKGLLDRLPLSGPSGYLAVRNMRRRAEELSGVLMPLILFTCMATATLYMQAVENDAIDDSGVPKSVDAKNLETLNLVVVGIIVVFSCIMLINSLYAATTYRSREFGQQRLAGATPGQVLSMVGAEGMLLTVTGVFFGTVAGLAGILPFTLVRTDATWPGQGLGIWLAIVAVAAAVTLGTSLFTARRALRTPAVAAVTIAA from the coding sequence ATGTTCGCTCTGGCCCTGCGCTCGATTCGCAAGCGCCCCGGGCGCTTCACGGCGACGCTGCTGTCCGCGTTCCTCGGCGCGGCGATCATCATGACGTTCAACTCGATGCACGACACGGCCGGGCAGCCGGGCGTCGACTCGGTGAGCGCGGAGTCGCTGTCCACCGCGGCGAGCGTCGTCGGCGGCTACGGCAGCCTGCTGGTGTTCTTCGCGGTCGCCTCGACGCTGACGGTGAATGTCCGTCAACGCGGCGCCGAGATCGAGCTGTTGCGGTGCTCGGGGGCGACTCCGGCGCAGATCAAGCGCATGGTCGTCGGCGAGTCGGTGGCGGTCGCGCTGGTGGGCGCGGTGCTGGCGATCGGTCCGGCGATGCTCGGCGGGCAGGCCCTGTTGCACGTCTTCCAGGACAGCGGTCAGGTGCGGCGGTCCGTGGACTACTCCTTCGGTCCCATCGCGCTCCTGTCGGGTATCGACGTCACGGTGCTCGCGGCTGCGGGCGCGGCGTTCCTGGCGGTACGCCGGGCGACGCAGCGCCGTCAACCCCGGGGCGGGGCGCGGAAGTTCCTCGCGTACGCGGCCCTGGCCGTGGGCGTCGCGGCGGTCTGCTCCACGTTTGCCTTCTCCGCGCGGGACGCCGCGCTGATGGCGCCTCCCGCGTACGGCGCGATCCTGCTGTCGGTGGGGTTCGCGTTGCTGTCCCCGAGGCTGCTGAAGGGCCTGCTCGACCGGCTCCCGCTGTCGGGCCCGAGCGGGTATCTGGCCGTACGGAACATGCGCCGGCGCGCCGAGGAACTGTCCGGTGTCCTGATGCCGCTGATCCTGTTCACCTGCATGGCGACGGCGACGCTCTATATGCAGGCGGTGGAGAACGACGCGATCGACGACTCGGGCGTGCCGAAGTCCGTCGACGCCAAGAACCTGGAGACCCTCAATCTCGTGGTCGTCGGCATCATCGTGGTCTTCTCCTGCATCATGCTGATCAACTCCCTGTACGCGGCGACGACTTACCGCAGCCGGGAGTTCGGGCAGCAGCGGCTGGCCGGTGCGACGCCGGGCCAGGTGCTCTCCATGGTCGGCGCCGAAGGCATGCTCCTGACGGTGACCGGGGTCTTCTTCGGCACCGTGGCCGGGCTCGCGGGAATCCTCCCGTTCACCCTGGTCCGTACGGACGCGACATGGCCGGGCCAGGGCCTGGGCATCTGGCTCGCCATCGTCGCGGTGGCGGCGGCGGTGACGCTCGGGACCAGCCTGTTCACGGCCCGGCGCGCCCTGCGGACGCCCGCGGTGGCGGCGGTGACGATCGCCGCGTGA